The following nucleotide sequence is from Natronosalvus caseinilyticus.
TCTCGAGCCCGTGGCCGACGAGGATCTGTGCCGAACGGGGTCAGTCAGACCTCCGCCGCCTGGAGGTCGCTCGCTCGAGACCGGGCCTGGTCGATCACCGCGGGTCGGGCCAGGAAGGAGATCACGACGTCGTCGTCGCCGTAGGTCACGTCGTCGACGCTGGCGTGATCGTGGATCCAGGAGACGAGGCTCATCGTGTCGTCGGTCATCGGCACGACGAGGCGCTCGCGTTCCCAGTCGGGGAGTTCTTCGTCGATCCGCTCGAGCAGGGCGTCCACGTTGCTCCCCTCCTGGGCGCTGACGGCGACCGGGTTCGGCGCCAGTGCCGAGAGCGCCTCGCGTTTCTCGGCGAGTTCCTCGTCGCTCACGCGGTCGATCTTGTTGAGGACGGTGACGATGGGCGCCTCGTTGCGCTCGTAGAGTGTGTCGTGGCTGGTGACGAGCTTCTCGTGAATCTCCTCGACGGGTTCGCTCACGTCGACGACCAGTAAGACGAGGTCGGCCCGGTAGACCGAGTCCAGCGTCGACTTGAACGATTCGACGAGCCAGTGGGGGAGGTCGCTGATGAACCCGACCGTGTCGGTCACGAGCACGTTCCGGGGTTCGATGTCCGCCCGTCGGGTCGTCGTCCCGAGGGTCGTAAAGAGCTTGTCCTGGGACTCCGCCGTCGCGTCGAGGTCCGGGTGGAGGTCCTCGTTCTCCTCGACCTCGAGATCCCGCGCCAGGCGCCGGAGCAGGGTCGACTTCCCGGCGTTGGTGTACCCCGCCAGAGCGACGAGGTCGAATCCGGAGTCGCGGCGGCGTTCGCGGCGCTGTTCCTCGGTCTGCTCGATCTGGTCCAGTTCGTCCCTGATCCGGCTGATCTGGTCTTTGATGTCCTGTTCGCGGCTCTCGTCGTACTCACCGAGCCCCATGAAGCCGGGGTGTTCGTCCCGTTTGGCGAGACTCGCCTTCGCCTCGACGCGCGGGAGTTCGTACCGGAGTTCGGCGA
It contains:
- the hflX gene encoding GTPase HflX — protein: MNERTHERTSADASTGGRAIVAKRVDSGVADTEEISDLARAAGYTVVDEITQTRTADAALQLGEGKANELAEAVRRTDVETVIFDNRLGPYQTYNLGQLLPEGVTVMDRFTLILEIFGQRAQTRKAQLQVELAELRYELPRVEAKASLAKRDEHPGFMGLGEYDESREQDIKDQISRIRDELDQIEQTEEQRRERRRDSGFDLVALAGYTNAGKSTLLRRLARDLEVEENEDLHPDLDATAESQDKLFTTLGTTTRRADIEPRNVLVTDTVGFISDLPHWLVESFKSTLDSVYRADLVLLVVDVSEPVEEIHEKLVTSHDTLYERNEAPIVTVLNKIDRVSDEELAEKREALSALAPNPVAVSAQEGSNVDALLERIDEELPDWERERLVVPMTDDTMSLVSWIHDHASVDDVTYGDDDVVISFLARPAVIDQARSRASDLQAAEV